One genomic region from Siniperca chuatsi isolate FFG_IHB_CAS linkage group LG18, ASM2008510v1, whole genome shotgun sequence encodes:
- the helq gene encoding helicase POLQ-like isoform X3 translates to MNAGKQEIKVKRVSSRKRPRDGLKTHLTPAQKRGGGTCPQPCPTAWRLGSIMADVQAAEYCSDSEDLFGDYDSILEDSSLLAKLDDAEQDERQRGLQRSAHTDSVDQPDFTPPRPSKDGAWRPSCEDILTDSILDGLGDEPFEDLPPSQHQFQEQVNENAKRSRLQDGDKTSTPLRNADGTSEAGRERNTEDKTKRQTEARRSVTDQLKRTMLCNAAAPSNVSRTVVLKEAVVSEEISVAMQAMETVSAETTDLGPFFGLPTKVKDLMHKLRGIKNLYDWQETCLNLDCVQERKNLIYSLPTSGGKTLVAEILVLRELLCRKKDCLFILPYISLVQEKVHGLASFGLELDFMVEEYAGSKGKFPPVKRRNSRSLYIATIEKAHSLVNSLIETGRIGDLGLVVVDELHMLGDGSRGAVIEMTLSKVLYMSKSTQIIGMSATLGNIKDLQTFLRAENYTNDFRPVQLKEYVKLKDTIYEVDPKEEECFRLSRPLNFKYSSAMQKMDPDHIIALATEVIPTHSCLVFCPTKKNCENVAGMICKYLKEEFLRLREAEKAVLLRELRDSGNGSVCPVLRRTVPYGLAYHHSGLTSEERKLVEEAYSNGVLCLLTCTSTLAAGINLPARRVILRSPYVATDFLKRSQYKQMVGRAGRAGIDTVGESILILQDKDRDMAKTLVCAPMEKCYSNLMHDDGKGLLSLILSLVGLNITTSADQIRDFLCGTLLYVQRRQLCVEKSLREVVRQCVDLLKDKDLITETADSHGQTLQVTKLGKATYKGSVDLAYSDMLYKDLSKGLEGLLLNSCLHLVYLVTPYDMISQCKPDWMMYFRQFTLLSVAEQKMSAAVGVPESFVARKAAGQTVKKSVNVEVVRRMYLALVLFSLLKETNLWSVADKFQLSRGFVQTLLSSSSAFCSCVLHFTEELEEFWPFKALLTELTRRLSYCVKAELIPLMEVAGVMEDVVCDIQQDKD, encoded by the exons ATGAATGCCGGAAAGCAAGAAATCAAAGTAAAGAGAGTTTCCTCGAGGAAGAGGCCGAGGGACGGCCTGAAGACTCACCTGACACCTGCCCAGAAGAGAGGCGGAGGCACCTGTCCACAGCCATGTCCCACAGCCTGGAGGCTCGGCAGCATCATGGCTGATGTACAAGCTGCTGAG TACTGCAGCGACAGTGAGGATTTATTTGGGGACTACGACAGCATCCTGGAGGACAGCTCTCTCCTGGCAAAGCTGGACGACGCAGAACAAGATGAAAGGCAGCGAGGCCTCCAGCGTTCGGCTCACACCGACTCTGTGGATCAGCCGGACTTCACGCCTCCGCGGCCATCGAAGGACGGCGCCTGGAGACCGTCCTGTGAAGATATTCTCACGGACTCCATCTTAGACGGCCTCGGAGACGAACCCTTCGAGGACTTACCGCCCAGCCAGCATCAGTTTCAGGAACAGGTCAACGAGAATGCGAAGAGGAGCAGACTGCAGGACGGAGATAAAACCTCTACACCTTTAAGAAACGCTGACGGGACCTCTGAGGctggaagagaaagaaacacgGAGGATAAAACCAAGAGACAAACCGAGGCGAGGAGGAGCGTGACGGATCAGCTGAAGAGGACGATGCTCTGTAACGCAGCCGCTCCCTCTAATGTTTCACGGACCGTCGTGTTAAAAGAAGCGGTGGTTTCTGAGGAGATCAGCGTCGCCATGCAGGCCATGGAGACCGTGTCTGCTGAGACGACTGACCTCGGGCCGTTCTTTGGACTCCCCACCAAAGTGAAAGACCTGATGCACAAACTGAGAGGAATCAAGAATTTATATG ATTGGCAGGAGACGTGTCTGAACCTGGACTGTGTTCAGGAGAGGAAGAATCTGATCTACTCTCTTCCCACCAGCGGAGGGAAAACTCTTGTTGCAGAGATCCTCGTCCTCAGAGAGCTGCTGTGCAGGAAGAAAGACTGTCTGTTCATCTTACCGTACATATCGCTGGTGCAGGAGAAG GTACATGGGTTAGCGAGCTTTGGCCTGGAGCTGGACTTCATGGTGGAGGAGTACGCTGGCAGTAAGGGCAAGTTTCCTCCAGTGAAGAGAAGAAACAGCAGATCACTTTACATCGCTACGATAGAGAAAGCCCACAGCCTCGTCAACTCTCTGATAGAGACCGGCAGGATAGGTGACCTCGGCCTGGTGGTGGTCGACGAG CTTCACATGTTGGGTGATGGCAGCAGAGGGGCTGTTATTGAAATGACCCTGTCCAAAGTTCTCTACATGAGCA AATCGACTCAGATTATTGGGATGAGCGCCACTCTGGGAAACATCAAAGACCTGCAGACGTTTCTGAGGGCTGAAAATTACACGAACGACTTCAGACCT GTCCAGCTCAAGGAGTATGTTAAACTGAAGGACACGATCTATGAAGTGGACCCAAAGGAAGAGGAATGTTTTAGATTATCACGTCCTCTCAACTTTAAG TACTCGAGTGCGATGCAGAAGATGGACCCGGATCACATCATTGCTCTGGCGACTGAAGTCATTCCAACACATTCCTGCCTGGTGTTCTGCCCCACCAAGAAGAACTGTGAGAACGTCGCAGGGATGATCTGCAAATACCTGAAAGA GGAGTTCCTCCGGCTCCGGGAGGCAGAGAAGGCCGTCCTCCTCAGAGAGCTGAGGGACAGCGGGAACGGCTCGGTGTGTCCGGTGCTCAGGAGGACGGTGCCGTACGGTTTGGCCTATCACCACAGCGGGCTGACCTCCGAGGAGAGGAAGCTGGTGGAGGAGGCCTACTCCAACGGGGTCCTCTGTCTCCTCACCTGCACCTCCACCCTGGCTGCGGGGATCAACCTACCTGCCCGCAG AGTGATCCTGCGCTCACCGTACGTGGCCACAGACTTCCTGAAGAGGAGCCAGTACAAGCAGATGGTGGGACGGGCCGGCCGAGCGGGCATCGACACCGTGGGAGAGAGCATCCTCATCCTACAGGACAAGGACAGAGATATG gcGAAGACACTTGTGTGTGCCCCGATGGAAAAGTGTTACAGCAACCTGATGCACGACGACGGGAAGGGCCTCCTGAGCCTCATCCTGTCGCTCGTTGGATTAAAT ATCACCACGTCAGCGGATCAGATCAGAGACTTCCTGTGTGGGACGCTGCTGTACGTCCAGCGGAGGCAGCTGTGCGTGGAGAAGAGTCTGCGGGAGGTGGTGCGGCAGTGCGTCGACCTCCTGAAGGACAAAGACCTCATCACCGAGACTGCAGACTCTCACGGTCAAACGCTGCAGGTCACCAAGCTGGGAAAAGCCACTTATAAAG GCTCAGTGGATCTGGCCTACAGTGACATGCTGTACAAGGACCTCTCTAAAGGTCTGGAGGGTCTGCTGCTCAACAGTTGCCTCCACCTGGTCTACCTGGTCACACCGTACGACATGATTTCACAGTGCAAGCCCGACTGGATGATGTACTTCAGACAG ttCACCCTGCTGTCAGTTGCAGAGCAGAAGATGTCTGCAGCCGTCGGAGTGCCTGAGAGTTTTGTTGCCAGAAAAGCTGCAGGACAGACGGTGAAAAAG AGCGTGAACGTGGAGGTGGTGAGGAGGATGTACCTGGCTCTGGTGCTGTTTTCTTTACTGAAGGAGACGAACCTGTGGAGCGTGGCCGACAAGTTCCAGCTGAGCCGAGGCTTCGTTCAGACTCTGCTCAGCTCCTCCTCGGCCTTCTGCTCCTGCGTGCTGCACTTCACAGAG GAGCTGGAGGAGTTCTGGCCGTTCAAAGCCCTGCTGACGGAGCTGACGCGAAGGCTGAGCTACTGCGTGAAGGCTGAGCTCATCCCCCTGATGGAGGTGGCTGGAGTCATGGAG GATGTGGTCTGTGACATTCAGCAGGACAAGGACTAA
- the helq gene encoding helicase POLQ-like isoform X2: MNAGKQEIKVKRVSSRKRPRDGLKTHLTPAQKRGGGTCPQPCPTAWRLGSIMADVQAAEYCSDSEDLFGDYDSILEDSSLLAKLDDAEQDERQRGLQRSAHTDSVDQPDFTPPRPSKDGAWRPSCEDILTDSILDGLGDEPFEDLPPSQHQFQEQVNENAKRSRLQDGDKTSTPLRNADGTSEAGRERNTEDKTKRQTEARRSVTDQLKRTMLCNAAAPSNVSRTVVLKEAVVSEEISVAMQAMETVSAETTDLGPFFGLPTKVKDLMHKLRGIKNLYDWQETCLNLDCVQERKNLIYSLPTSGGKTLVAEILVLRELLCRKKDCLFILPYISLVQEKVHGLASFGLELDFMVEEYAGSKGKFPPVKRRNSRSLYIATIEKAHSLVNSLIETGRIGDLGLVVVDELHMLGDGSRGAVIEMTLSKVLYMSKSTQIIGMSATLGNIKDLQTFLRAENYTNDFRPVQLKEYVKLKDTIYEVDPKEEECFRLSRPLNFKYSSAMQKMDPDHIIALATEVIPTHSCLVFCPTKKNCENVAGMICKYLKEEFLRLREAEKAVLLRELRDSGNGSVCPVLRRTVPYGLAYHHSGLTSEERKLVEEAYSNGVLCLLTCTSTLAAGINLPARRVILRSPYVATDFLKRSQYKQMVGRAGRAGIDTVGESILILQDKDRDMAKTLVCAPMEKCYSNLMHDDGKGLLSLILSLVGLNITTSADQIRDFLCGTLLYVQRRQLCVEKSLREVVRQCVDLLKDKDLITETADSHGQTLQVTKLGKATYKGSVDLAYSDMLYKDLSKGLEGLLLNSCLHLVYLVTPYDMISQCKPDWMMYFRQFTLLSVAEQKMSAAVGVPESFVARKAAGQTVKKSVNVEVVRRMYLALVLFSLLKETNLWSVADKFQLSRGFVQTLLSSSSAFCSCVLHFTEELEEFWPFKALLTELTRRLSYCVKAELIPLMEVAGVMESRAKQLYNAGYKTPTHLANADPAILSKTIENLYKKQADLIVASAKMMSLCVPDACE; the protein is encoded by the exons ATGAATGCCGGAAAGCAAGAAATCAAAGTAAAGAGAGTTTCCTCGAGGAAGAGGCCGAGGGACGGCCTGAAGACTCACCTGACACCTGCCCAGAAGAGAGGCGGAGGCACCTGTCCACAGCCATGTCCCACAGCCTGGAGGCTCGGCAGCATCATGGCTGATGTACAAGCTGCTGAG TACTGCAGCGACAGTGAGGATTTATTTGGGGACTACGACAGCATCCTGGAGGACAGCTCTCTCCTGGCAAAGCTGGACGACGCAGAACAAGATGAAAGGCAGCGAGGCCTCCAGCGTTCGGCTCACACCGACTCTGTGGATCAGCCGGACTTCACGCCTCCGCGGCCATCGAAGGACGGCGCCTGGAGACCGTCCTGTGAAGATATTCTCACGGACTCCATCTTAGACGGCCTCGGAGACGAACCCTTCGAGGACTTACCGCCCAGCCAGCATCAGTTTCAGGAACAGGTCAACGAGAATGCGAAGAGGAGCAGACTGCAGGACGGAGATAAAACCTCTACACCTTTAAGAAACGCTGACGGGACCTCTGAGGctggaagagaaagaaacacgGAGGATAAAACCAAGAGACAAACCGAGGCGAGGAGGAGCGTGACGGATCAGCTGAAGAGGACGATGCTCTGTAACGCAGCCGCTCCCTCTAATGTTTCACGGACCGTCGTGTTAAAAGAAGCGGTGGTTTCTGAGGAGATCAGCGTCGCCATGCAGGCCATGGAGACCGTGTCTGCTGAGACGACTGACCTCGGGCCGTTCTTTGGACTCCCCACCAAAGTGAAAGACCTGATGCACAAACTGAGAGGAATCAAGAATTTATATG ATTGGCAGGAGACGTGTCTGAACCTGGACTGTGTTCAGGAGAGGAAGAATCTGATCTACTCTCTTCCCACCAGCGGAGGGAAAACTCTTGTTGCAGAGATCCTCGTCCTCAGAGAGCTGCTGTGCAGGAAGAAAGACTGTCTGTTCATCTTACCGTACATATCGCTGGTGCAGGAGAAG GTACATGGGTTAGCGAGCTTTGGCCTGGAGCTGGACTTCATGGTGGAGGAGTACGCTGGCAGTAAGGGCAAGTTTCCTCCAGTGAAGAGAAGAAACAGCAGATCACTTTACATCGCTACGATAGAGAAAGCCCACAGCCTCGTCAACTCTCTGATAGAGACCGGCAGGATAGGTGACCTCGGCCTGGTGGTGGTCGACGAG CTTCACATGTTGGGTGATGGCAGCAGAGGGGCTGTTATTGAAATGACCCTGTCCAAAGTTCTCTACATGAGCA AATCGACTCAGATTATTGGGATGAGCGCCACTCTGGGAAACATCAAAGACCTGCAGACGTTTCTGAGGGCTGAAAATTACACGAACGACTTCAGACCT GTCCAGCTCAAGGAGTATGTTAAACTGAAGGACACGATCTATGAAGTGGACCCAAAGGAAGAGGAATGTTTTAGATTATCACGTCCTCTCAACTTTAAG TACTCGAGTGCGATGCAGAAGATGGACCCGGATCACATCATTGCTCTGGCGACTGAAGTCATTCCAACACATTCCTGCCTGGTGTTCTGCCCCACCAAGAAGAACTGTGAGAACGTCGCAGGGATGATCTGCAAATACCTGAAAGA GGAGTTCCTCCGGCTCCGGGAGGCAGAGAAGGCCGTCCTCCTCAGAGAGCTGAGGGACAGCGGGAACGGCTCGGTGTGTCCGGTGCTCAGGAGGACGGTGCCGTACGGTTTGGCCTATCACCACAGCGGGCTGACCTCCGAGGAGAGGAAGCTGGTGGAGGAGGCCTACTCCAACGGGGTCCTCTGTCTCCTCACCTGCACCTCCACCCTGGCTGCGGGGATCAACCTACCTGCCCGCAG AGTGATCCTGCGCTCACCGTACGTGGCCACAGACTTCCTGAAGAGGAGCCAGTACAAGCAGATGGTGGGACGGGCCGGCCGAGCGGGCATCGACACCGTGGGAGAGAGCATCCTCATCCTACAGGACAAGGACAGAGATATG gcGAAGACACTTGTGTGTGCCCCGATGGAAAAGTGTTACAGCAACCTGATGCACGACGACGGGAAGGGCCTCCTGAGCCTCATCCTGTCGCTCGTTGGATTAAAT ATCACCACGTCAGCGGATCAGATCAGAGACTTCCTGTGTGGGACGCTGCTGTACGTCCAGCGGAGGCAGCTGTGCGTGGAGAAGAGTCTGCGGGAGGTGGTGCGGCAGTGCGTCGACCTCCTGAAGGACAAAGACCTCATCACCGAGACTGCAGACTCTCACGGTCAAACGCTGCAGGTCACCAAGCTGGGAAAAGCCACTTATAAAG GCTCAGTGGATCTGGCCTACAGTGACATGCTGTACAAGGACCTCTCTAAAGGTCTGGAGGGTCTGCTGCTCAACAGTTGCCTCCACCTGGTCTACCTGGTCACACCGTACGACATGATTTCACAGTGCAAGCCCGACTGGATGATGTACTTCAGACAG ttCACCCTGCTGTCAGTTGCAGAGCAGAAGATGTCTGCAGCCGTCGGAGTGCCTGAGAGTTTTGTTGCCAGAAAAGCTGCAGGACAGACGGTGAAAAAG AGCGTGAACGTGGAGGTGGTGAGGAGGATGTACCTGGCTCTGGTGCTGTTTTCTTTACTGAAGGAGACGAACCTGTGGAGCGTGGCCGACAAGTTCCAGCTGAGCCGAGGCTTCGTTCAGACTCTGCTCAGCTCCTCCTCGGCCTTCTGCTCCTGCGTGCTGCACTTCACAGAG GAGCTGGAGGAGTTCTGGCCGTTCAAAGCCCTGCTGACGGAGCTGACGCGAAGGCTGAGCTACTGCGTGAAGGCTGAGCTCATCCCCCTGATGGAGGTGGCTGGAGTCATGGAG TCGAGAGCGAAGCAGCTGTATAACGCTGGCTATAAAACGCCGACTCACCTGGCGAACGCCGACCCTGCCATCCTGTCCAAGACGATAGAAAACCTCTACAAGAAACAAGCCGACCTGATCGTGGCTTCTGCTAAA ATGATGTCTCTCTGTGTTCCAGATGCTTGTGAATGA
- the helq gene encoding helicase POLQ-like isoform X5, which yields MNAGKQEIKVKRVSSRKRPRDGLKTHLTPAQKRGGGTCPQPCPTAWRLGSIMADVQAAEYCSDSEDLFGDYDSILEDSSLLAKLDDAEQDERQRGLQRSAHTDSVDQPDFTPPRPSKDGAWRPSCEDILTDSILDGLGDEPFEDLPPSQHQFQEQVNENAKRSRLQDGDKTSTPLRNADGTSEAGRERNTEDKTKRQTEARRSVTDQLKRTMLCNAAAPSNVSRTVVLKEAVVSEEISVAMQAMETVSAETTDLGPFFGLPTKVKDLMHKLRGIKNLYDWQETCLNLDCVQERKNLIYSLPTSGGKTLVAEILVLRELLCRKKDCLFILPYISLVQEKVHGLASFGLELDFMVEEYAGSKGKFPPVKRRNSRSLYIATIEKAHSLVNSLIETGRIGDLGLVVVDELHMLGDGSRGAVIEMTLSKVLYMSKSTQIIGMSATLGNIKDLQTFLRAENYTNDFRPVQLKEYVKLKDTIYEVDPKEEECFRLSRPLNFKYSSAMQKMDPDHIIALATEVIPTHSCLVFCPTKKNCENVAGMICKYLKEEFLRLREAEKAVLLRELRDSGNGSVCPVLRRTVPYGLAYHHSGLTSEERKLVEEAYSNGVLCLLTCTSTLAAGINLPARRVILRSPYVATDFLKRSQYKQMVGRAGRAGIDTVGESILILQDKDRDMAKTLVCAPMEKCYSNLMHDDGKGLLSLILSLVGLNITTSADQIRDFLCGTLLYVQRRQLCVEKSLREVVRQCVDLLKDKDLITETADSHGQTLQVTKLGKATYKGSVDLAYSDMLYKDLSKGLEGLLLNSCLHLVYLVTPYDMISQCKPDWMMYFRQFTLLSVAEQKMSAAVGVPESFVARKAAGQTVKKSRAKQLYNAGYKTPTHLANADPAILSKTIENLYKKQADLIVASAKMLVNEKAAALQEEVDDLLMMPLDLPTDLKTQQLL from the exons ATGAATGCCGGAAAGCAAGAAATCAAAGTAAAGAGAGTTTCCTCGAGGAAGAGGCCGAGGGACGGCCTGAAGACTCACCTGACACCTGCCCAGAAGAGAGGCGGAGGCACCTGTCCACAGCCATGTCCCACAGCCTGGAGGCTCGGCAGCATCATGGCTGATGTACAAGCTGCTGAG TACTGCAGCGACAGTGAGGATTTATTTGGGGACTACGACAGCATCCTGGAGGACAGCTCTCTCCTGGCAAAGCTGGACGACGCAGAACAAGATGAAAGGCAGCGAGGCCTCCAGCGTTCGGCTCACACCGACTCTGTGGATCAGCCGGACTTCACGCCTCCGCGGCCATCGAAGGACGGCGCCTGGAGACCGTCCTGTGAAGATATTCTCACGGACTCCATCTTAGACGGCCTCGGAGACGAACCCTTCGAGGACTTACCGCCCAGCCAGCATCAGTTTCAGGAACAGGTCAACGAGAATGCGAAGAGGAGCAGACTGCAGGACGGAGATAAAACCTCTACACCTTTAAGAAACGCTGACGGGACCTCTGAGGctggaagagaaagaaacacgGAGGATAAAACCAAGAGACAAACCGAGGCGAGGAGGAGCGTGACGGATCAGCTGAAGAGGACGATGCTCTGTAACGCAGCCGCTCCCTCTAATGTTTCACGGACCGTCGTGTTAAAAGAAGCGGTGGTTTCTGAGGAGATCAGCGTCGCCATGCAGGCCATGGAGACCGTGTCTGCTGAGACGACTGACCTCGGGCCGTTCTTTGGACTCCCCACCAAAGTGAAAGACCTGATGCACAAACTGAGAGGAATCAAGAATTTATATG ATTGGCAGGAGACGTGTCTGAACCTGGACTGTGTTCAGGAGAGGAAGAATCTGATCTACTCTCTTCCCACCAGCGGAGGGAAAACTCTTGTTGCAGAGATCCTCGTCCTCAGAGAGCTGCTGTGCAGGAAGAAAGACTGTCTGTTCATCTTACCGTACATATCGCTGGTGCAGGAGAAG GTACATGGGTTAGCGAGCTTTGGCCTGGAGCTGGACTTCATGGTGGAGGAGTACGCTGGCAGTAAGGGCAAGTTTCCTCCAGTGAAGAGAAGAAACAGCAGATCACTTTACATCGCTACGATAGAGAAAGCCCACAGCCTCGTCAACTCTCTGATAGAGACCGGCAGGATAGGTGACCTCGGCCTGGTGGTGGTCGACGAG CTTCACATGTTGGGTGATGGCAGCAGAGGGGCTGTTATTGAAATGACCCTGTCCAAAGTTCTCTACATGAGCA AATCGACTCAGATTATTGGGATGAGCGCCACTCTGGGAAACATCAAAGACCTGCAGACGTTTCTGAGGGCTGAAAATTACACGAACGACTTCAGACCT GTCCAGCTCAAGGAGTATGTTAAACTGAAGGACACGATCTATGAAGTGGACCCAAAGGAAGAGGAATGTTTTAGATTATCACGTCCTCTCAACTTTAAG TACTCGAGTGCGATGCAGAAGATGGACCCGGATCACATCATTGCTCTGGCGACTGAAGTCATTCCAACACATTCCTGCCTGGTGTTCTGCCCCACCAAGAAGAACTGTGAGAACGTCGCAGGGATGATCTGCAAATACCTGAAAGA GGAGTTCCTCCGGCTCCGGGAGGCAGAGAAGGCCGTCCTCCTCAGAGAGCTGAGGGACAGCGGGAACGGCTCGGTGTGTCCGGTGCTCAGGAGGACGGTGCCGTACGGTTTGGCCTATCACCACAGCGGGCTGACCTCCGAGGAGAGGAAGCTGGTGGAGGAGGCCTACTCCAACGGGGTCCTCTGTCTCCTCACCTGCACCTCCACCCTGGCTGCGGGGATCAACCTACCTGCCCGCAG AGTGATCCTGCGCTCACCGTACGTGGCCACAGACTTCCTGAAGAGGAGCCAGTACAAGCAGATGGTGGGACGGGCCGGCCGAGCGGGCATCGACACCGTGGGAGAGAGCATCCTCATCCTACAGGACAAGGACAGAGATATG gcGAAGACACTTGTGTGTGCCCCGATGGAAAAGTGTTACAGCAACCTGATGCACGACGACGGGAAGGGCCTCCTGAGCCTCATCCTGTCGCTCGTTGGATTAAAT ATCACCACGTCAGCGGATCAGATCAGAGACTTCCTGTGTGGGACGCTGCTGTACGTCCAGCGGAGGCAGCTGTGCGTGGAGAAGAGTCTGCGGGAGGTGGTGCGGCAGTGCGTCGACCTCCTGAAGGACAAAGACCTCATCACCGAGACTGCAGACTCTCACGGTCAAACGCTGCAGGTCACCAAGCTGGGAAAAGCCACTTATAAAG GCTCAGTGGATCTGGCCTACAGTGACATGCTGTACAAGGACCTCTCTAAAGGTCTGGAGGGTCTGCTGCTCAACAGTTGCCTCCACCTGGTCTACCTGGTCACACCGTACGACATGATTTCACAGTGCAAGCCCGACTGGATGATGTACTTCAGACAG ttCACCCTGCTGTCAGTTGCAGAGCAGAAGATGTCTGCAGCCGTCGGAGTGCCTGAGAGTTTTGTTGCCAGAAAAGCTGCAGGACAGACGGTGAAAAAG TCGAGAGCGAAGCAGCTGTATAACGCTGGCTATAAAACGCCGACTCACCTGGCGAACGCCGACCCTGCCATCCTGTCCAAGACGATAGAAAACCTCTACAAGAAACAAGCCGACCTGATCGTGGCTTCTGCTAAA ATGCTTGTGAATGAAAAAGCTGCAGCTCTTCAGGAGGAAGTGGACGACCTGCTGATGATGCCTTTAGATCTGCCcacagatttaaaaacacaacaactccTTTGA